Proteins from a single region of Catenulispora acidiphila DSM 44928:
- a CDS encoding rhomboid-like protein translates to MRTGWVELAAIPAALLVVYLLRTNSWASRHVRVVWNWLKAWARLAPFTTALSLLIAVHAWMLLGLSPRLRNAVLLTHSTTLAHLKQEPLTVLFGSAMWTDVNELLFMALTAFLYLAPLERWIGTWRTVLAFLAGHIGATLLIALWIEETVVLTPEQDRVYSRTIDVGISYGAYACAALLAYRLRWPYRFSVWSLMLAYLLYQASLKDFDAAVDYTPLGHLAAFGIGLALYPLARTERARRRRGDPWIRIPRPTSTFPEGEPTSDNETTSLAR, encoded by the coding sequence ATGAGGACCGGCTGGGTCGAACTCGCCGCCATTCCGGCGGCGCTGCTGGTCGTGTACCTCCTGCGCACGAACAGCTGGGCCAGCAGGCATGTGCGCGTCGTCTGGAACTGGCTCAAGGCCTGGGCCCGGCTGGCGCCGTTCACCACCGCGCTGTCGCTGCTGATCGCGGTGCACGCCTGGATGCTGCTCGGGCTGTCCCCGCGGCTGCGCAACGCGGTCCTGCTCACGCACTCCACCACGCTGGCGCACCTCAAGCAGGAGCCGCTGACCGTGCTGTTCGGCTCGGCGATGTGGACCGACGTCAACGAACTGCTGTTCATGGCGCTGACCGCCTTCCTGTACCTGGCGCCGCTGGAGCGCTGGATCGGTACCTGGCGCACCGTGCTGGCGTTCCTGGCCGGCCATATCGGCGCCACGCTCCTCATCGCGCTGTGGATTGAGGAGACGGTGGTCCTGACCCCGGAGCAGGACCGGGTCTACTCGCGCACCATCGACGTCGGGATCAGCTACGGCGCCTACGCGTGCGCCGCGCTGCTGGCCTACCGGCTGCGCTGGCCCTACCGGTTCTCGGTGTGGTCGCTGATGCTGGCCTACCTGCTCTACCAGGCCTCGCTGAAGGACTTCGACGCCGCGGTCGACTACACCCCGCTGGGCCACCTGGCCGCCTTCGGCATCGGGCTGGCGTTGTACCCGCTGGCCAGGACCGAGCGGGCCCGGCGGCGAAGAGGCGATCCCTGGATCCGGATCCCCCGCCCGACCTCGACGTTTCCCGAGGGCGAGCCGACGTCCGATAATGAGACCACGAGCCTGGCGCGGTGA
- a CDS encoding chaplin → MQSQVKRRIVFGLTTGGMLATGGVGLAHADAAAAGVGDGATTAGSPGILSGNTIQIPVNIPINVCGVTANVVGLLNPAEGNHCANSGGATANGGGPSSGGASASGSSVGSPGILSGNTIQAPVRVPVNACGDTVNVVGVGNGAKGNHCANEGGTTGGGATATGSSVGSPGIISGNTVQVPVNVPVNLCGDTVNVVGVGNNADGNHCLNAGGGAVTGGSTATGSSVGSPGIVSGNTIQLPISIPVNVCGDSVNVVGIANGAAGNACANDTPAPPTVTPPPTTTTGWTAPRTAPTETGTAVPAATGMLAHTGADGLMLAPLGAALMGGGAFMYRKYKPRRMF, encoded by the coding sequence ATGCAATCGCAAGTGAAGCGGCGGATCGTTTTCGGGCTCACCACCGGCGGGATGCTCGCCACCGGCGGGGTCGGGCTCGCGCACGCCGACGCGGCGGCCGCCGGGGTCGGCGACGGCGCCACCACCGCCGGCTCGCCGGGGATCCTCTCGGGCAACACCATCCAGATCCCGGTGAACATCCCGATCAACGTCTGCGGTGTGACGGCCAACGTGGTGGGCCTGCTCAACCCGGCGGAGGGCAACCACTGCGCGAACTCCGGCGGCGCCACCGCGAACGGCGGCGGCCCGAGCAGCGGCGGGGCGTCGGCCAGCGGCAGCTCGGTCGGCTCGCCGGGCATCCTGTCCGGCAACACCATCCAGGCTCCGGTGCGCGTCCCGGTGAACGCCTGCGGCGACACGGTCAACGTGGTCGGCGTCGGCAACGGCGCCAAGGGCAACCACTGCGCCAACGAGGGCGGGACGACCGGCGGCGGCGCCACCGCGACCGGCAGCTCGGTGGGCTCCCCGGGCATCATCTCCGGCAACACCGTCCAGGTCCCCGTGAACGTCCCGGTCAACCTGTGCGGCGACACCGTCAACGTGGTCGGCGTCGGCAACAACGCCGACGGCAACCACTGCCTCAACGCCGGCGGCGGCGCCGTGACCGGCGGGTCCACGGCGACCGGCAGCTCGGTCGGTTCCCCGGGCATCGTCTCGGGCAACACCATCCAGCTGCCGATCTCGATCCCGGTCAACGTCTGCGGCGACTCGGTGAACGTGGTCGGCATCGCCAACGGCGCCGCGGGCAACGCGTGCGCCAACGACACGCCGGCGCCCCCGACCGTGACCCCGCCCCCGACCACCACCACCGGCTGGACCGCCCCGCGGACCGCGCCGACCGAGACCGGCACGGCCGTCCCGGCCGCGACCGGCATGCTGGCGCACACCGGTGCCGACGGGCTCATGCTCGCCCCGCTCGGCGCCGCGCTGATGGGCGGCGGTGCGTTCATGTACCGCAAGTACAAGCCGCGCCGTATGTTCTAA
- a CDS encoding chaplin, which yields MAGAGMASAEATAGGSSVGSPGIVSGNTIQVPVHVPVNACGLTVSVIGILDQAFGNTCVNG from the coding sequence ATGGCCGGGGCCGGTATGGCCAGCGCCGAGGCCACGGCCGGCGGCAGCTCGGTCGGCTCGCCCGGGATCGTGTCGGGCAACACCATCCAGGTTCCGGTGCACGTGCCCGTGAACGCCTGCGGCCTCACCGTGAGCGTCATCGGCATCCTGGACCAGGCGTTCGGCAACACCTGCGTCAACGGCTGA
- a CDS encoding acyl-CoA thioesterase — protein MVFSVPITVRGYELDTQGHLNQAVYIQYSEHARWEMLAAAGIQQNAMVESGIGPVALEVNVKYLRELRGGEQVDVTCEFAWAEGKVFQLKQQILKKDGTLCADIVVTGGVLDLKARKLVPNPAERFAALASDPALLGI, from the coding sequence ATGGTCTTCTCGGTACCGATCACCGTCCGCGGCTATGAGCTGGACACCCAGGGCCACCTCAACCAGGCCGTCTACATCCAGTACTCCGAGCACGCCCGCTGGGAGATGCTGGCCGCCGCCGGCATCCAGCAGAACGCGATGGTCGAGAGCGGCATCGGCCCGGTGGCGCTGGAGGTGAACGTGAAATACCTGCGCGAACTGCGCGGCGGCGAGCAGGTGGACGTCACCTGCGAGTTCGCCTGGGCCGAGGGCAAGGTCTTCCAGCTCAAGCAGCAGATCCTGAAGAAGGACGGCACGCTCTGCGCCGACATCGTGGTGACCGGCGGGGTCCTGGACCTGAAGGCGCGCAAGCTGGTGCCGAACCCGGCGGAGCGGTTCGCGGCGCTGGCGAGCGACCCGGCGCTGCTGGGGATCTGA
- a CDS encoding NIPSNAP family protein, translating to MPMILEIRTYRLHPGTREEFLRAMTEEAIPLLAKAGIDVVAAGPSLYAEDGDEEAFLMRAFDSLEQLQEQEDAFYSSAAWLEGPREAIVTPIVQYHSIAVETAAAVVDGLRRPW from the coding sequence ATGCCGATGATTCTCGAGATCCGCACCTACCGCCTGCACCCCGGCACGCGCGAGGAGTTCCTGCGCGCGATGACCGAGGAGGCGATCCCGCTGCTGGCGAAGGCGGGGATCGACGTGGTGGCGGCCGGGCCGTCGCTGTACGCCGAGGACGGTGATGAGGAGGCGTTCCTGATGCGGGCCTTCGACTCGCTGGAGCAGTTGCAGGAGCAGGAGGACGCCTTCTACTCCAGCGCGGCGTGGCTGGAAGGGCCGCGGGAGGCGATCGTGACGCCGATCGTGCAGTACCACTCGATCGCGGTGGAGACGGCCGCGGCGGTGGTCGACGGGCTGCGGCGCCCCTGGTAG
- a CDS encoding peptide-N4-asparagine amidase, translating into MWRPLALAAAAAMFVAGTLAGTAAAAAPTVEINYQNPVTALPPIARPDTPSCTVTAMQHDFANSYGQPFTGTLAPPAACPGPWSKVVLDWSGNAAGRQYDRLAGVWIGGSEVFRTSTPEPDPAGISWHVDQDISAFIPLLRTPQPLVVDLGNNVDSTYTGIYHMTMTVTYYQADKRHPQAAHSDVVVPISQSTSAPGWWGLTKGQTASTTVTLPRNTESADLQLYARGGGCEEFWYSNVPDSYAASHASDGLCGGGTYREVQVMVDGKAAGTAQPFPAIYTGGISPLMWRPIPSIDAFRTQPYDLDLTPFAGLLADGKPHTVTLVPPSDITDTWLMDGSLFVNVDAASAQTSGAVTQDTITPSPAVDYKVATQTDGSDLITAAVTRDWTVAGYVDTSHGRVSTSVTQHTAYTNSNDIAQGGTVQTVKQQDSGWTETTTTDGPGLGHRQARRDTWSYPIAMTSTYVPGATSDSYTVDGQVSVARHLTSTEADHGNAWKPVSTVDDQVRAKGNLQRVNSVVTAADGSDSELYVGTDRSGCYGHYIAADHGYVTQDFQTGCR; encoded by the coding sequence ATGTGGAGACCCCTGGCTCTGGCCGCAGCCGCGGCCATGTTCGTCGCCGGCACGCTCGCGGGAACCGCCGCTGCCGCCGCGCCGACTGTGGAGATCAACTATCAGAACCCGGTGACGGCGCTGCCGCCGATCGCGCGGCCGGACACCCCGAGCTGCACGGTCACGGCGATGCAACACGACTTCGCCAACAGCTACGGCCAGCCGTTCACCGGGACCCTCGCGCCGCCGGCAGCCTGTCCCGGGCCCTGGTCGAAGGTGGTGCTGGACTGGTCCGGCAACGCCGCCGGGCGGCAGTACGACCGGCTGGCCGGCGTGTGGATCGGCGGATCGGAGGTGTTCCGGACCAGCACCCCCGAGCCCGACCCGGCCGGTATCAGCTGGCACGTCGACCAGGACATCTCGGCGTTCATCCCGCTGCTGCGCACGCCGCAGCCGCTGGTGGTGGACCTGGGCAACAACGTGGACAGCACGTACACCGGCATCTACCACATGACGATGACCGTGACGTACTACCAGGCCGACAAGCGCCACCCACAGGCCGCGCACAGCGACGTCGTCGTGCCGATCTCGCAGAGCACGTCGGCGCCGGGGTGGTGGGGTCTGACCAAGGGCCAGACCGCGAGCACCACGGTGACCCTGCCGCGCAACACCGAGAGCGCGGATCTGCAGCTGTACGCGCGCGGCGGCGGCTGTGAGGAGTTCTGGTACTCCAACGTGCCCGACTCCTACGCCGCCTCGCACGCCAGTGACGGGCTCTGCGGCGGCGGGACGTACCGCGAGGTGCAGGTCATGGTCGACGGCAAGGCAGCCGGGACCGCGCAGCCGTTCCCGGCGATCTACACCGGCGGTATCAGTCCTTTGATGTGGCGGCCGATCCCGAGCATCGACGCCTTCCGGACCCAGCCCTACGACCTGGACCTGACGCCCTTCGCCGGGCTGCTGGCCGACGGCAAGCCGCACACCGTGACGCTGGTCCCGCCCTCCGACATCACCGACACCTGGCTCATGGACGGCAGCCTGTTCGTGAACGTCGACGCCGCCTCCGCGCAGACCTCCGGTGCGGTGACGCAGGACACGATCACGCCGTCGCCGGCCGTGGACTACAAGGTCGCCACGCAGACCGACGGCAGCGACCTGATCACCGCCGCGGTGACACGGGACTGGACCGTCGCCGGGTACGTCGACACCTCGCACGGCCGCGTCAGCACCAGCGTGACGCAGCACACCGCCTACACCAACAGCAACGACATCGCGCAGGGCGGCACGGTGCAGACCGTGAAGCAGCAGGACTCCGGCTGGACCGAGACCACCACGACCGACGGCCCGGGTCTGGGCCACCGGCAGGCGCGCCGCGACACCTGGTCCTACCCGATCGCCATGACCAGCACCTACGTCCCGGGCGCGACCTCGGACTCCTACACCGTGGACGGCCAGGTCAGCGTGGCGCGCCACCTGACCAGCACCGAGGCCGACCACGGCAACGCCTGGAAGCCGGTCTCGACCGTCGACGACCAGGTGCGGGCCAAGGGCAACCTGCAGCGCGTGAACAGCGTCGTGACCGCCGCGGACGGCTCGGACTCGGAGCTGTACGTCGGCACCGACCGCTCCGGCTGCTACGGGCACTACATCGCCGCCGATCACGGCTACGTGACCCAGGACTTCCAGACGGGATGCCGATGA
- a CDS encoding glycoside hydrolase family 95 protein — translation MEHLLWYDAPASDWEREALPIGNGRIGAMVFGGVAAERVQFTEETLWTGGPGHPGYDHGDWREPRPGALEEVRRRIDEHGSLPTQTVTELLGQPKTGFGAFQNYGDLIIEFPGLSEEAQDYRRTLDISDALAGVAFEADGVHHTREYFVSHPAGVLLGRLTADQPGALHCVLRYEPGTDATDATRVTTEDATLVIIGALPDNGLRHAARIKVIPEGGRLIEGEDRLTIEGADRVVIILAAATDYADTYPAYRNGIDPAGPVAEAVAKAAASTYDDLRAAHIADHSALFDRVVLDLGGSLPGDVPTDRLLTAYGTDASTPAADRALEQLFFDHGRYLLIASSRPASQLPANLQGVWNASPTPPWAGDYHVNINLQMNYWLAEPCALGECAEPLFAYIEALRAPGRVSARTLFGTEGWVVHNETTPFGFTGVHDWPDAFWFPEAAAWLCRHLWEHYAFTLDEEFLKERAYPVMKEAAQFWLANLRRDPRDGKLVANPSFSPEQGEYTAGSAMAQQIIRDLFKNTVGLAAEVEDLDTGLRIGSWGQLQEWKEDLDDPQNQHRHVSQLYALHPGSDIDPLRDEDLAAAARTILNARGDGGTGWSKAWKINFWARLWDGDHAHRLLAEQLTGSTLPNLFDTHPPFQIDGNFGATAGIAEMLVQSHLGEIRILPSLPAAWPTGSVTGLRARGAVRVDVAWAEGKVTEISVTPDRDGELDLRSPLFGTAARMRFSAEAGRTYVWKEEIK, via the coding sequence ATGGAACACCTGCTGTGGTACGACGCCCCGGCCAGCGACTGGGAACGCGAGGCGCTGCCGATCGGGAACGGTCGGATCGGCGCGATGGTCTTCGGCGGGGTCGCCGCCGAGCGCGTCCAGTTCACCGAGGAGACGCTGTGGACCGGGGGACCGGGGCACCCCGGCTATGACCACGGCGACTGGCGCGAACCCCGGCCCGGCGCGCTGGAGGAGGTGCGGCGGCGCATCGACGAGCACGGCTCGCTGCCGACGCAGACCGTCACCGAACTGCTCGGGCAGCCCAAGACCGGCTTCGGTGCTTTCCAGAACTACGGCGACCTGATCATCGAGTTTCCGGGACTGAGCGAAGAGGCCCAGGACTACCGCCGCACCCTCGACATCTCCGACGCCCTCGCCGGAGTCGCCTTCGAGGCGGACGGCGTGCACCACACCCGCGAGTACTTCGTCAGCCACCCGGCAGGTGTCCTGCTCGGCCGGCTGACCGCCGACCAGCCCGGCGCGCTCCACTGCGTCCTGCGCTACGAACCCGGCACCGACGCCACCGACGCCACGCGCGTCACCACCGAGGACGCCACCCTCGTCATCATCGGCGCCCTGCCCGACAACGGCCTGCGCCACGCCGCCCGCATCAAGGTGATCCCGGAAGGCGGCCGCCTGATCGAGGGCGAAGACCGGCTCACCATCGAGGGCGCCGACCGCGTCGTCATCATCCTGGCCGCCGCGACCGACTACGCCGACACCTATCCCGCCTACCGCAACGGCATCGACCCCGCCGGCCCGGTCGCCGAAGCCGTCGCCAAAGCAGCGGCCAGCACCTACGACGACCTCCGTGCCGCGCACATCGCCGACCACAGCGCCCTGTTCGATCGCGTCGTCCTGGACCTCGGCGGCAGCCTGCCAGGCGACGTCCCCACCGACCGCCTCCTGACCGCCTACGGCACCGACGCCTCCACCCCGGCCGCCGACCGCGCCCTGGAGCAGCTGTTCTTCGACCACGGCCGCTACCTGCTCATCGCCTCCTCCCGCCCGGCGAGCCAGCTGCCCGCGAACCTGCAGGGCGTCTGGAACGCCTCGCCGACGCCGCCATGGGCCGGGGACTACCACGTCAACATCAACCTGCAGATGAACTACTGGCTCGCCGAACCGTGCGCGCTGGGGGAGTGCGCCGAGCCGCTGTTCGCCTACATCGAGGCGTTGCGCGCGCCGGGCCGGGTCTCAGCCCGCACACTGTTCGGCACCGAAGGCTGGGTGGTGCACAACGAGACGACGCCCTTCGGCTTCACCGGCGTGCACGACTGGCCGGACGCCTTCTGGTTCCCGGAGGCTGCGGCGTGGCTGTGTCGTCACCTGTGGGAGCACTACGCCTTCACCCTCGACGAGGAGTTCCTGAAGGAGCGCGCCTATCCGGTGATGAAGGAGGCGGCGCAGTTCTGGCTCGCGAACCTGCGCCGCGATCCCCGCGACGGCAAGCTCGTGGCGAACCCGAGCTTCTCCCCGGAGCAGGGCGAGTACACCGCGGGCTCGGCGATGGCCCAGCAGATCATCCGCGACCTGTTCAAGAACACGGTCGGGCTGGCCGCCGAGGTGGAAGATCTGGACACCGGACTGCGCATCGGTTCCTGGGGGCAGTTGCAGGAGTGGAAGGAAGACCTCGACGACCCGCAGAACCAGCACCGCCATGTCTCGCAGCTGTACGCGCTGCACCCGGGCTCGGACATCGATCCGCTCCGGGACGAGGATCTCGCGGCTGCCGCCCGCACCATCCTGAACGCCCGCGGCGACGGCGGCACCGGCTGGTCCAAAGCCTGGAAGATCAACTTCTGGGCTCGTCTGTGGGACGGCGACCACGCCCACCGCCTGCTGGCCGAACAACTCACCGGCAGCACCCTGCCGAACCTGTTCGACACCCATCCGCCCTTCCAGATCGACGGCAACTTCGGCGCGACCGCCGGTATCGCCGAGATGCTGGTGCAGAGCCACCTCGGGGAGATCAGGATCCTGCCATCGCTGCCCGCGGCGTGGCCGACCGGTTCAGTGACCGGCTTGCGGGCGCGCGGGGCGGTGCGTGTCGACGTCGCCTGGGCCGAGGGGAAGGTCACCGAGATCTCGGTGACGCCGGACCGCGACGGCGAGCTCGACCTGCGCTCGCCCCTGTTCGGGACCGCGGCGCGTATGCGGTTCTCTGCCGAGGCCGGGCGCACCTACGTGTGGAAAGAAGAGATCAAATAA
- a CDS encoding MFS transporter yields the protein MGYFALLRLPFIARLLSGSLVGRLPGGMSILMIPLALRRSGMDYGFVGIASGALAVSTAIGGPVLGRLVDRVGQVRVLVPAAAASGVGFAILAVAPGNRLSVLVGVVLAGAAAPPLEPCIRILWPSLVPAEGLASAYSLDSAAQELIFVSGPLVVAGCVAWAAPVAALWLGAALGAVGVLVVATSKPVREWRPEVREAHWLGPLRSPGLVVLLTSLIGLGIAIGTLNVVLVDYAEHHKFPGGAGTLMAINAFGSLIGALVYGARKWPGTATGHLLTLRVGLGAAYALLLLVPAPPLMVAIMVVSGVCFAPSLTVLFMLTGELAPAGTATEAFAWLITLFNVGAAAGAAISGFVIAHAGLSPAAVTAVAGIAAAVLVQLAGRRYLHQSEPEGPVETPVYA from the coding sequence TTGGGCTACTTCGCGTTGCTTCGCCTACCCTTCATCGCCCGGTTGCTCAGCGGCTCGCTCGTCGGGCGGCTGCCGGGTGGCATGTCCATCCTGATGATTCCGCTGGCTTTGCGCCGCTCGGGGATGGATTACGGTTTCGTCGGCATCGCCTCTGGCGCCTTGGCGGTCTCCACTGCGATCGGCGGGCCGGTGTTGGGGCGGCTGGTGGATCGGGTCGGGCAGGTCAGGGTATTGGTGCCGGCGGCGGCGGCTTCGGGCGTCGGGTTCGCGATTTTGGCGGTGGCGCCGGGGAATCGGCTGAGTGTGCTGGTCGGGGTGGTGCTGGCGGGAGCCGCCGCGCCGCCGTTGGAGCCGTGCATCCGCATTCTGTGGCCCTCACTCGTGCCGGCTGAGGGTCTGGCGTCGGCGTACTCGCTGGATTCGGCGGCGCAGGAGCTGATCTTCGTGTCCGGGCCGTTGGTGGTCGCCGGGTGTGTGGCGTGGGCTGCGCCGGTGGCGGCGTTGTGGTTGGGAGCGGCGCTCGGCGCGGTCGGGGTGCTGGTGGTCGCGACCAGCAAACCGGTGCGCGAGTGGCGTCCGGAGGTGCGCGAGGCGCACTGGCTCGGGCCGCTGCGGAGTCCGGGGTTGGTGGTGCTGCTGACCTCGCTGATCGGGCTGGGTATCGCGATCGGGACGCTGAACGTCGTGCTCGTGGACTACGCCGAGCACCACAAGTTCCCCGGCGGGGCGGGCACCTTGATGGCGATCAACGCCTTCGGCTCGCTGATCGGCGCGCTGGTCTACGGCGCGCGCAAGTGGCCCGGCACGGCGACCGGCCACCTGCTGACATTGCGCGTCGGCCTCGGCGCCGCCTACGCCCTGCTCCTGCTGGTCCCGGCGCCGCCGCTGATGGTGGCGATCATGGTGGTCTCCGGAGTCTGCTTCGCGCCCTCGCTGACCGTGCTGTTCATGCTCACCGGCGAGCTGGCGCCGGCCGGCACCGCCACCGAGGCCTTCGCCTGGCTGATCACGCTGTTCAACGTCGGCGCGGCCGCCGGCGCGGCGATCAGCGGCTTCGTCATCGCGCACGCCGGGCTGTCTCCGGCGGCGGTGACCGCGGTCGCCGGGATAGCCGCGGCGGTGCTCGTCCAGCTGGCCGGGCGCCGCTACCTGCATCAGTCCGAGCCCGAGGGTCCGGTGGAAACTCCGGTGTACGCCTGA
- a CDS encoding arylamine N-acetyltransferase family protein yields the protein MSQLSADEIAAYLDRLGVAGPVRPDADALRVLHRAHVLTIPFENLSIHLPGEEVSLDLGALVDKIVTRRRGGFCYELNGLFAALLEAVGFGVERLSARTYSAMRGAFTYPLDHLALRVTDAAGEVWLADVGFGKHSEMPLRYAERGEQSDAFGTFRLVETTEGELDVLLDGAPQYRVDPRALALADFEPGRWWQVTSPASLFRQALTCSLPTPDGRVTLRGRKLITTDAGGKRERVIRDDAALLAAYRDLFGIALTVVPTVVPAAKTHN from the coding sequence ATGTCGCAACTGAGCGCCGATGAGATCGCCGCCTACCTCGACCGGTTGGGGGTGGCCGGGCCGGTGAGGCCGGATGCCGATGCGCTGCGGGTGCTGCATCGTGCGCATGTGCTGACGATCCCCTTCGAGAACCTGAGCATTCATCTGCCGGGTGAGGAGGTCTCGCTGGACCTCGGCGCGCTGGTCGACAAGATCGTCACGCGGCGGCGCGGGGGATTCTGCTACGAGCTCAACGGCTTGTTCGCGGCGCTGCTGGAGGCGGTCGGGTTCGGGGTGGAGAGGTTGTCGGCGCGTACGTACTCTGCGATGCGCGGCGCCTTCACCTACCCGCTGGACCATCTCGCGCTGCGGGTCACCGACGCGGCCGGCGAAGTGTGGCTCGCCGATGTGGGATTCGGCAAGCACAGCGAGATGCCGTTGCGCTATGCCGAGCGCGGCGAGCAGAGCGACGCCTTCGGGACGTTCCGGCTCGTGGAGACCACTGAGGGCGAACTCGACGTGCTGCTCGACGGCGCGCCGCAGTACCGCGTCGACCCGCGCGCGCTGGCACTGGCGGACTTCGAGCCGGGACGCTGGTGGCAGGTCACCTCCCCGGCGTCGCTGTTCCGGCAGGCTCTGACATGTTCGCTGCCGACCCCGGACGGCCGGGTGACGCTGAGAGGCCGCAAGCTCATCACCACCGACGCCGGCGGCAAGCGCGAGCGGGTGATCAGGGACGACGCGGCTTTGCTCGCGGCTTATCGGGACTTGTTCGGGATCGCGTTGACGGTGGTTCCGACCGTGGTTCCGGCAGCCAAAACGCATAACTAG